The sequence GGTGCGCCGCGAAGTGCCGTGTCCGGGGCCGGGAGACGTACTGGTACGGGTCGCCGCCGCCGGCATCTGCATGAGCGACCGGGACGTGTACGACGGGCACCGCGACACCGGCTATGTCCGCTATCCCGTGACGTTGGGCCATGAGTGGTCCGGCACCGTGGAGGCGGTCGGCGCGGGCGTGGACCCGGCGCTCGTCGGCCGCGCGACCGTCGCCGAGGGGTTCAGGTCCTGCGGGACGTGCGAGCGCTGCCGGTGCGGCGAGACCAGCCTGTGCTCCGGCGGGTACGCGGAGACCGGGTTCACCGAGCCGGGCGCCTTCGCGGACCATCTGACGCTGCCCGCACGGTTGTTGCACCCGTTGCGCGACGACGCGGACCTGCGGGCCGCGGCCCTGCTGGAGCCCGCCGCCGTGATCGCGGCAGCGGTACGGGCCGGGCGGCCTCGCCCCGGCGAACGGATCGCGGTGGTCGGCGCGGGCACGCTCGGGCTGCTCGCGGTACAGCTGCTGTCCGCCACCTCGCCCGCCGAGCTGACCGTGATCGATCCGCGGGTCCCGCGCGGCGGCCTTGCCCTGCGGTCCGGGGCGAGCGCGGCATGCGTACCCGAGGAAGCGGAACACGGCCGCTTCGACCTGGTCGTGGAGACCGCGGGCGCGCCGGCCACGGCTGCGTCCTCCTGCCTGCTGGCGCGCAGGGGCGGCCGGGTCGTCCTGACCGGGATGTTCACGCCCGGCGCGACCGGCATCGATCCGGTGCATCTCTCGCTGAGCCAGCTGGAGGTGCGGAGCATCTTCGGCGCACCCTCGTCCGCCTGGTCCGACGCCGTACGGGCCTTCGGCCTGGGTCTGCTCGACCCGGCGCCGCTGATCACCCACGAGTTCCCGCTGGAGCGGTTCGGCGAGGCCGTCGCGCTGGTCGGCGGCGGGGACCCGGAGACCGGGAAGGTGCTTCTCCGGCCGTAGTCCGCGCACCACCGGGGCGCGCCGGGGCCCCGCTCCGGCGTGGCCGGTTCTGCCGGCCTCGCGCCCCCGCACGACCCCACATCCGAATGACGTCCGGGATACCGGACAAAGGAGTCCTGTGAACGCCTCCCACGTACCCCGCCGCCCCGGTGTCGATGCCCTGGCCCGCATCGGCCATCGCTCCCCCGACGTCGATCCGGCCGACGCCTCACCGCACTCCTTCCCCGACGGCGGCACCTGGCGCACCGAGATCCCCTCGGTGGAGGGGCCCGAGGCGCTGGCCGTCGTACTCGCGGAGAGCCTCCGCCTGGACGTGCCCGTCCACCGCATCAGTCAGGGCAGCGGTGTCTGGATGCTGACCGACGACGAGATCTCCGGGATGGCGGCTTCCTGCGCCGAACGCGGCATCGAACTCTGTCTGTTCACCGGTCCACGCGGCACCTGGGACATCGGCGCGGCCACCCGCACCGACTCGGGCGGCGGCGGGCTCCGCGCCCGCGGCCATGACGCGCTCGCCGGCTGTGTCGAGGACGCCCTGCGTGCCACCTCCCTGGGGGTGCGCTGTCTGCTCGTCGCCGACGAGGGCGTGCTGTGGACACTGCACCGGCTGCGCGCCGCGGGGCTGCTGCCGGACGGCACCACCTTCAAGCTGTCCGCACTCACCGGTCCGGTCAATCCGGCCGCGTACACCGTGTACGAACGGCTCGGCGCTGACTCCCTCAACGTGCCCTCCGACCTGACCCTGGACCACCTCACCGAGATCCGCAGGGTCAGCCGCGCCCCGATGGACCTCTATGTCGAGGCCCCCGACGACCTCGGCGGCTATGTCCGGATGTACGAGGCGGCCGAGCTGATCCGGCGGGGCGCGCCCCTCTACCTGAAGTTCGGCCTGAGCAGATCTCCGGCCATCTATCCCTATGGCGCACAGCTGCGTGAACTCACGCTCGCCACCGCCCGTGAGCGGGTGCGGCGCGGTCGCCTCGCTCTCGATCTGCTGGCCCGGCACGGAGCGGACGGCGGAATGTCACCGCTCGGCTCCCGGCTGCCGGGGCCGCTCCGGCGCTTTCCCGTCCCGGAAGGGGACTGACCCATGCGCACACGCACCCCTCGTATCGCCACCGCGGCAGCACTGGCCGCGGTGCTCACGCTCTCGCTCACCGCCTGTGGCCAGGAGGCCAGGGGCGGCAGCCGCTACCGGGCCGACGACGGCACGACGGGCACCATCGGTCTGGCGATGCCCACCAAGTCGTCGGAGCGCTGGATAGCCGACGGGAAGAACATGGCCGAGCAGTTCCGGCGCGCGGGCTACCGGCCCGACCTCCAGTACGGCGACGACAAGGTGGAGAACCAGGTCGCCCAGTTGGAGAACATGATCGCCAAGGGCCACCGGCTGCTGGTGGTCGCCGCGATCGACGGCTCGGCGCTCACCGATGTGCTGGAACGCGCGCACGACGCGGGCATCCCCGTGATCTCGTACGACCGCCTCATCATGGGCACGGAGAACGTCGACTACTACGCGTCCTTCGACAACGAGCGGGTCGGCGAGCTGGAGGCGACGTACATCGTCGACCGGCTCGGACTGAAAAGGAACAAGGACACCTTCACTATCGAGCTCTTCGCGGGCTCACCGGACGACAACAACACCAAGTACTTCTGGAACGGCGCCATGAAGGTGCTGAAGCCGTACATCTCGGCGGGCCGGCTCGTCGTGCGCAGCAAGCAGACCGCACTGAACCAGGCGACCACGCTGCGCTGGGACGGCGGTACGGCACAGAAGCGCATGGACGACCTGATCAGCAAGAACTACGGCGAGGCGCGCGTGGACGCGGTCCTCTCCCCGTACGACGGGATCTCGATCGGCATCATCTCGGCGCTGAAGAGCGCCGGTTACGGCAGCGGGGACCAGCCGCTGCCCGTCGTCACCGGCCAGGACGCGGAGCTGGCCTCGGTGAAGTCGATCATCCGGGGCGAGCAGACGCAGACGGTCTTCAAGGACACCCGCAAGCTGGCCGCACAGGCGGTCCAGATGGGCGACGCCGTCCTCACCGGCAAGAAGCCCGAGGTCAACAACACCAAGGACTACAACAACGGCAGGAAGACCGTGCCGTCGTATCTGCTGGACCCGGTCAGTATCGACAGGTCCAACACCCAGCTCCTGGTGAACGAGGGGTACTTCACGGCGGGACAGCTCAAGTGAGCGGCCGCCCGGTCCTCGAGATGCGCGGCATCACCAAGACCTTCCCCGGCGTCACCGCACTCAGCGAGGTCTCCCTCACCGTGCGCCACGGGGAGATCCACGCGATCTGCGGCGAGAACGGCGCGGGCAAGTCCACGCTCATGAAGGTCCTCAGCGGCGTTCATCCGCACGGCAGTTACCGGGGCGACATCCTCTTCGAGGGCGAGCCGGTGGCCTTCAGGAACATCCGGGCCAGCGAGCGTCAGGGCATCGTGATCATC is a genomic window of Streptomyces sp. NBC_01237 containing:
- the chvE gene encoding multiple monosaccharide ABC transporter substrate-binding protein, giving the protein MRTRTPRIATAAALAAVLTLSLTACGQEARGGSRYRADDGTTGTIGLAMPTKSSERWIADGKNMAEQFRRAGYRPDLQYGDDKVENQVAQLENMIAKGHRLLVVAAIDGSALTDVLERAHDAGIPVISYDRLIMGTENVDYYASFDNERVGELEATYIVDRLGLKRNKDTFTIELFAGSPDDNNTKYFWNGAMKVLKPYISAGRLVVRSKQTALNQATTLRWDGGTAQKRMDDLISKNYGEARVDAVLSPYDGISIGIISALKSAGYGSGDQPLPVVTGQDAELASVKSIIRGEQTQTVFKDTRKLAAQAVQMGDAVLTGKKPEVNNTKDYNNGRKTVPSYLLDPVSIDRSNTQLLVNEGYFTAGQLK
- a CDS encoding zinc-dependent alcohol dehydrogenase codes for the protein MSRALVVERPGEYRLVRREVPCPGPGDVLVRVAAAGICMSDRDVYDGHRDTGYVRYPVTLGHEWSGTVEAVGAGVDPALVGRATVAEGFRSCGTCERCRCGETSLCSGGYAETGFTEPGAFADHLTLPARLLHPLRDDADLRAAALLEPAAVIAAAVRAGRPRPGERIAVVGAGTLGLLAVQLLSATSPAELTVIDPRVPRGGLALRSGASAACVPEEAEHGRFDLVVETAGAPATAASSCLLARRGGRVVLTGMFTPGATGIDPVHLSLSQLEVRSIFGAPSSAWSDAVRAFGLGLLDPAPLITHEFPLERFGEAVALVGGGDPETGKVLLRP